In one window of Phalacrocorax aristotelis chromosome W, bGulAri2.1, whole genome shotgun sequence DNA:
- the LOC142049725 gene encoding LOW QUALITY PROTEIN: la-related protein 6-like (The sequence of the model RefSeq protein was modified relative to this genomic sequence to represent the inferred CDS: inserted 1 base in 1 codon) — MSSGSSGVASGLASQPSCSTPQLEQRSSFPARHLLPPQSRSLALLSQEDFLRSFNGSFSDVSDVWGADLLDCSSSTPDPQLVGRIVSQVEFYLSDENLSKDAFLLKHVQKKKMGFVSIKLLTSFKKMKYLTRDWRLTLYALQFSELLEVNKEGTKVRRRVPLPECLRSFSPSKLLLAWELLPPIQNNFMETIVSMFSPFGAIVSIRILRPGRKLPSDVRKYTSLFPELLRKRCALVEYDRLGSARRAFEHLGRRSHRCGESIRVVWLCWKVSKKEPQNKREVAKKLVHQCDWKVQAAATIFPYGIGGSLLYCSPESGNAPVSPSLLLNTEPSAPTCPCSTFQPRDFSNTFTRSLLTRKVFPPLGMGLGTGGCHGFRSRREWPHGCGWGSGVDTWAPRGSRPALHATPPPRNSLAGNRVPEPLGLRGGVLRLPXGPDGTKGFSSSTGRGKLTLWH, encoded by the exons ATGTCATCAGGTAGTTCTGGGGTGGCCTCAGGGCTcgcttcccagcccagctgcagcacccctcaGCTGGAACAAAGGAGTTCCTTCCCGGCGCGGCATCTCCTTCCACCGCAGAGCCGCTCGCTCGCCCTGCTCAGCCAGGAGGACTTCTTAAGAAGCTTCAACGG gagcttCTCTGATGTAAGTGATGTTTGGGGGGCTGATCTGTtggactgcagctcctccaccccCGACCCGCAGCTGGTCGGCAGGATTGTGTCCCAGGTGGAGTTCTACCTTTCTGATGAGAACCTGTCCAAggatgctttccttctgaaacatgtcCAAAAGAAGAAGATGGGCTTCGTCAGCATCAAACTGCTGACATCCTTCAAGAAG ATGAAATACCTGACGCGTGACTGGCGGCTCACACTCTACGCCCTGCAGTTCTCGGAGCTGCTGGAAGTGAACAAGGAGGGCACCAAAGTGAGGCGGCGGGTCCCCCTGCCCGAGTGCCTGCGGAGCTTCTCCcccagcaaactgctgctggcctgggagctgctgccgccGATCCAGAATAACTTCATGGAGACCATCGTGAGTATGTTCAGCCCCTTTGGTGCCATTGTATCCATCCGCATCCTGCGGCCGGGCCGCAAGCTGCCCTCGGATGTGCGGAAATACACGTCGCTCTTCCCCGAGCTGCTGAGAAAGCGCTGTGCCCTGGTGGAGTACGATAGGCTGGGGAGCGCCCGCAGGGCCTTTGAGCACCTCGGCCGCCGAAGCCACCGGTGCGGTGAGAGCATCAGggtggtctggctctgctggaaggtCTCCAAGAAGGAACCTCAGAACAAGAGGGAGGTGGCGAAGAAGCTGGTTCACCAGTGCGATTGGAAGGTGCAGGCGGCGGCCACGATCTTCCCCTATGGCATTGGGGGCTCCCTGCTCTACTGCTCTCCGGAGTCAGGCAATGCTCCAGTGTCACCGTCCCTGCTCCTGAACACGGAACCCTCGGCACCCACCTGCCCATGCAGCACCTTCCAGCCCAGGGACTTCAGCAACACCTTTACAAGATCGCTCCTTACCAGGAAAGTCTTCCCCCCACTCGGGATGGGCTTGGGCACCGGTGGCTGCCATGGCTTCCGCTCCAGGAGGGAGTGGCCCCATGGCtgcggctgggggagcggggtggaTACGTGGGCACCCAGGGGCAGCAGGCCTGCTCTGCATGCCACACCTCCTCCCAGAAATTCCCTGGCAGGAAATCGGGTGCCTGAGCCCCTTGGCCTGCGGGGTGGGGTGCTTCGCCTCC ATGGCCCTGATGGCACCaagggcttcagcagcagcacgggGAGAGGAAAGCTCACCCTCTGGCACTGA
- the LOC142049724 gene encoding DNA-binding protein RFX2-like, with the protein MKGEQLAAQERRGVGSVGSERLRHVRDEEHKGTLPRDQLITLCKYEPILKRMRDCDHILYQALVEILIPDVLRPVPSTLTQAVGNFAKSLEGWLMNAMSELPPEIVRAKVGVVSAFAQTLRSYASLNRLAQAARAVLQNTSQINQMLGDLNRVDFTNVQEQASWVCQCEEGMVQKLERDFKLTLQQQSSLDQWASWLDNVVTQVLKHHEGTPSFPKAARQVLLRWSFYSSMVIRDLTLRSAASFGSFHLIRLLYDEYMFYLVEHRVAQATGERPTAVMGEFGDLTPLSPTPLDKDDMSDLGSEVDTESRSMGEPLVKRERSDPGYSLQEI; encoded by the exons atgaagggggagcagttgGCGGCTCAGGAGCGGCGTGGCGTTGGGTCGGTgggcagtgagcggctgcggcacgtgcg CGATGAAGAACACAAAGGGACCCTCCCAAGAGATCAGCTGATCACTCTGTGCAAATACGAACCCATCCTCAAACGGATGAGAGACTGTGATCACATCCTGTACCAGGCCCTGGTGGAGATTCTCATCCCAGACGTGCTCAGGCCGGTGCCCA GCACGCTTACACAAGCAGTTGGTAATTTTGCCAAGAGTTTGGAAGGGTGGCTGATGAACGCAATGAGTGAACTTCCCCCCGAGATTGTCCGGGCCAAG GTGGGGGTAGTGAGTGCCTTTGCGCAGACGTTACGGAGCTACGCATCGCTGAACCGCCTGGCTCAGGCCGCCCGTGCGGTGCTGCAGAACACTTCCCAGATAAACCAGATGCTCGGCGATCTCAATCGGGTCGACTTCACCAACGTGCAG GAGCAAGCCTCGTGGGTGTGCCAGTGCGAGGAAGGCATGGTACAGAAGCTGGAGCGGGATTTCAAGctcactctgcagcagcagagttctCTGGACCAGTGGGCTAGCTGGCTGGATAATGTTGTTACTCAAGTCCTGAAGCATCACGAGGGCACTCCCAGCTTCCCCAAAGCAGCCAGACAGGTCTTGCTGAGATGGTCTTTCTAtag CTCCATGGTTATCCGGGACCTCACCTTGcgcagtgctgccagctttgGTTCCTTCCACCTGATTCGCCTGCTCTATGATGAATATATGTTTTATCTGGTAGAGCATCGTGTTGCCCAGGCAACAGGGGAGAGGCCGACTGCTGTAATGGGAGAG tttggtGACCTCACACCTCTGTCTCCAACACCGCTGGACAAAG ATGACATGAGTGACCTGGGCAGCGAGGTGGACACAGAATCCCGGAGCATGGGGGAGCCGCTGGTGAAACGGGAACGCAGCGACCCTGGCTACTCGCTGCAGGAGATCTGA